The Budorcas taxicolor isolate Tak-1 chromosome 18, Takin1.1, whole genome shotgun sequence genome window below encodes:
- the ACTMAP gene encoding UPF0692 protein C19orf54 homolog: MISPCSPPVEPPIPPPETPASQALNIPLSPLPLNLPELAFPPSSFQAPVPPPPPLPPPPPTTGFAPPHVFGLEKSHLLKEALERAGPVPGSREDVKRLLKLHKDRFRSDLQWILFCADLPSLIQEGPQCGLVALWMAGTLLAPPSGTPLERLVQVAMERGYTAQGEMFSVADMGRLAQEALGCQAEVLCGGLGSPNRDHVLQHVVAGHPLLIPYDEDFNHEPCQRKGHKAHWAVSAGVLLGVQHVPSRGYSEDPELPGLFHPVPGTPQQPPSLPEEGSPGAVYLLAKQGKSWHHQLWDYDQVRDSNLQLTDFSPSRAADGREYVVPAGGVRAGLCGQALLLRPQDSSH; the protein is encoded by the exons ATGATTTCTCCATGTTCTCCCCCTGTAGAGCCACCAATTCCTCCTCCCGAAACCCCTGCATCCCAGGCCCTTAATattccactttctccccttcccctAAACCTCCCCGAATTAGCTTTTCCACCCTCGAGTTTCCAGGCCCCtgttcccccaccacccccactgcCGCCTCCGCCCCCTACCACTGGGTTTGCTCCCCCTCATGTCTTCGGCCTAGAGAAGAGTCACCTCCTGAAGGAGGCCTTGGAGAGGGCCGGCCCAGTCCCCGGGAGCAGAGAGGACGTGAAGAGGCTCCTGAAGCTGCACAAGGATCG TTTCAGAAGTGACCTGCAGTGGATCCTCTTCTGTGCTGACCTGCCCTCCCTCATACAAGAAGGCCCTCA GTGTGGGCTGGTGGCCTTGTGGATGGCAGGCACCCTCCTGGCGCCCCCCAGCGGCACCCCCTTGGAGAGGCTTGTGCAGGTGGCCATGGAGAGAGGATACACGGCCCAGGGGGAGATGTTCTCAG TGGCTGACATGGGCAGGCTGGCCCAGGAGGCACTGGGCTGCCAGGCAGAGGTGCTCTGCGGCGGCCTGGGCAGTCCCAACAGAGACCACGTCCTGCAGCACGTTGTCGCTGGACACCCCCTCCTTATCCC CTACGACGAGGACTTCAACCACGAGCCGTGTCAGAGGAAGGGCCACAAGGCCCACTGGGCTGTGAGCGCAG GGGTCCTGCTGGGTGTGCAGCATGTGCCCAGCCGTGGCTACTCAGAGGATCCCGAGCTGCCAGGCCTGTTCCACCCAGTGCCCGGCACACCCCAACAGCCACCGTCCCTGCCGGAAGAAGGCTCCCCGGGGGCTGTATACCTCCTCGCCAAGCAGGGCAAGAGTTGGCACCACCAGCTGTGGGACTATGACCAAGTCCGGGACAGCAACCTGCAGCTGACAGACTTCTCGCCCTCTCGGGCTGCGGATGGCCGGGAGTATGTGGTGCCTGCCGGCGGGGTGCGGGCCGGCCTCTGTGGCCAGGCCCTGCTCCTCCGACCACAGGACTCCAGCCACTAG
- the SNRPA gene encoding U1 small nuclear ribonucleoprotein A, whose product MAVPETRPNHTIYINNLNEKIKKDELKKSLYAIFSQFGQILDILVSRSLKMRGQAFVIFKEVSSATNALRSMQGFPFYDKPMRIQYAKTDSDIIAKMKGTFVERDRKREKRKPKSQETPAAKKAVQGGAAAPVVGTVQGPVPGMPPMTQAPRIMHHMPGQPPYMPPPGMIPPPGLAPGQLPPGAMPPQQLMPGQMPPAQPLSENPPNHILFLTNLPEETNELMLSMLFNQFPGFKEVRLVPGRHDIAFVEFDNEVQAGAARDALQGFKITQNNAMKISFAKK is encoded by the exons ATGGCAGTTCCCGAGACCCGCCCCAACCACACTATTTATATCAACAATCTCAATGAGAAGATCAAGAAGGATG AGCTGAAGAAGTCCCTGTATGCCATCTTCTCCCAGTTTGGCCAGATCCTGGATATCCTGGTGTCACGAAGCCTGAAGATGAGGGGCCAGGCCTTTGTCATCTTCAAGGAGGTCAGCAGTGCCACCAACGCCCTGCGTTCCATGCAGGGCTTCCCCTTCTACGACAAGCCCATG CGCATCCAGTACGCCAAGACTGACTCGGATATCATTGCCAAGATGAAGGGCACCTTCGTGGAGCGGGACCGCAAGCGGGAAAAGAGGAAGCCCAAGAGCCAGGAGACCCCAGCTGCCAAAAAAGCCGTGCAGGGAGGGGCAGCCGCCCCTGTGGTGGGCACCGTGCAAGGGCCTGTCCCG gGCATGCCGCCGATGACTCAGGCGCCCCGCATCATGCACCACATGCCGGGCCAGCCCCCCTACATGCCGCCACCGGGCATGATCCCGCCTCCAGGCCTGGCGCCTGGCCAGCTCCCGCCGGGGGCCATGCCGCCACAGCAGCTTATGCCGGGGCAGATGCCACCTGCCCAGCCT CTTTCAGAAAATCCACCAAATCACATCTTGTTCCTTACCAACCTACCGGAAGAGACCAACGAGCTCATGCTTTCCATGCTTTTCAACCA GTTCCCTGGGTTCAAGGAGGTCCGGCTGGTCCCTGGGCGGCACGACATCGCCTTCGTGGAGTTTGACAATGAGGTGCAGGCAGGGGCCGCTCGAGATGCCCTGCAGGGCTTCAAGATCACCCAGAACAACGCCATGAAGATCTCCTTTGCCAAGAAGTAG
- the MIA gene encoding melanoma-derived growth regulatory protein, which yields MAWSLVFLGVVLLSAFPGPSAGGRPMPKLADRKMCADEECSHPISMAVALQDYVAPDCRFLTIHQGQVVYVFSKLKGRGRLFWGGSVQGDYYGDGVARLGYFPSSIVREDQTLKPAKTDVKTDIWDFYCQ from the exons ATGGCTTGGTCCTTGGTGTTTCTCGGTGTCGTCTTGCTGTCTGCCTTCCCAGGGCCTAGTGCTGGGGGCCGCCCCATGCCCAAGCTGGCTGACCGGAAGATGTGTGCCGATGAGGAATGCAGCC ACCCCATCTCCATGGCCGTGGCCCTTCAGGACTACGTGGCCCCTGACTGCCGTTTCTTGACCATACACCAGGGCCAAGTGGTGTATGTCTTCTCCAAGCTCAAGGGCCGAGGGCGGCTCTTCTGGGGAGGCAGT GTTCAGGGAGATTACTATGGAGACGGAGTTGCTCGCCTGGGCTATTTCCCCAGTAGCATCGTACGTGAAGACCAGACCCTGAAACCTGCCAAAACCGATGTGAAGACAGAT atATGGGATTTCTACT